The Ralstonia pickettii genome has a segment encoding these proteins:
- a CDS encoding MFS transporter encodes MLNQSSATPAPLDARAVRPALVVLLALVFVVSLGYGVGLPLLQLYLAQYLPGATRQTLAWHVGMLGGIYTLALFIFAPWWGRQSDHRGRAAALTTGFAMFVLGTAMVALIPSLMAIYGGRLIAGAGAAAIVPGAQAYVTDISNTEDRSRRFVLIGSASFVGFLAGPAFGSWLAGPLMGMPAGQMPSMVNWPALVVASVGLPLLLAVRRCLSTTKPILLDSGSVQMTRQRKRFVAVSMLLALLASFAAGTFEVGFSLFGGQTLRLPNSMIAVMFVTCSLAMLAAQALLLLPAVRKHIDHRWVAGAFAGSAVALGFAALVPDAAALGLLIAVVATGVGMIGPVLSYELLEGDRSFAGSLLARQAAAGNLGQALGSVSAGTLFGWNTFAPFWAAAAVLLLGSVAALRWWGAARQAERQPEQRSFQAEGERQTREGRGA; translated from the coding sequence ATGCTTAATCAATCGTCCGCCACTCCCGCACCCCTCGATGCGCGGGCCGTCAGGCCAGCGTTGGTCGTGCTGCTTGCTCTGGTATTTGTTGTCTCTCTCGGCTATGGAGTCGGGCTGCCGTTGCTGCAGTTGTATCTGGCGCAGTACCTGCCTGGTGCGACGCGGCAAACGCTGGCGTGGCACGTTGGCATGCTGGGAGGAATCTACACGCTCGCGCTGTTCATCTTTGCGCCGTGGTGGGGCCGCCAGTCGGATCATCGTGGGCGGGCGGCGGCGCTGACTACCGGCTTCGCTATGTTTGTGCTGGGAACCGCGATGGTCGCGCTAATACCCAGTCTCATGGCGATCTATGGCGGTCGATTGATCGCCGGGGCGGGGGCAGCGGCTATCGTGCCCGGTGCCCAGGCCTATGTGACCGACATCAGCAATACCGAGGACAGGAGTCGGCGCTTTGTGCTGATCGGTAGTGCATCGTTCGTTGGCTTTCTCGCGGGCCCCGCGTTCGGTAGTTGGCTTGCCGGGCCGCTGATGGGCATGCCTGCAGGCCAGATGCCCAGTATGGTCAACTGGCCCGCGTTGGTGGTCGCATCGGTCGGACTGCCACTTCTGTTGGCGGTTCGCCGCTGCCTGAGCACGACCAAGCCGATCTTGCTCGACAGCGGCTCGGTGCAGATGACCCGGCAGCGCAAGCGCTTCGTTGCTGTATCGATGCTGTTAGCCCTGCTGGCGTCCTTTGCCGCAGGTACCTTCGAAGTCGGCTTCAGCCTGTTTGGTGGCCAGACACTGCGCCTACCCAACTCGATGATTGCGGTGATGTTTGTCACGTGCAGCCTGGCGATGCTCGCCGCGCAGGCTTTGCTGCTGCTTCCGGCAGTGCGCAAGCATATCGACCATCGCTGGGTTGCCGGCGCATTTGCCGGCTCAGCGGTGGCACTGGGCTTTGCCGCACTGGTGCCCGATGCCGCCGCGCTTGGGCTGCTAATCGCCGTGGTGGCTACCGGCGTCGGCATGATTGGACCGGTGCTGTCTTATGAGTTGCTGGAAGGTGACCGTAGTTTCGCTGGGTCGCTGTTGGCAAGGCAGGCAGCCGCAGGCAACCTGGGGCAGGCACTAGGTTCGGTGAGTGCCGGTACCCTGTTTGGATGGAATACGTTCGCTCCATTTTGGGCAGCGGCGGCTGTGTTGCTGCTTGGTAGTGTGGCTGCACTGCGTTGGTGGGGCGCGGCGCGGCAGGCTGAACGTCAGCCAGAGCAGCGCAGCTTTCAAGCAGAAGGAGAAAGGCAGACGAGGGAAGGGCGGGGCGCATGA
- a CDS encoding heavy metal translocating P-type ATPase gives MSTTNTFEVAGLLSPLAARGVEKHLAQMPGIEHVSVNAVAGSATVTYDQGRIDPERIRAAIQDCGYHCAGEMLPRHMCGPMEHAVAPAHAHGHIQHEHPERHVHAAGGPATAEAPVAHDHAAMAHGGMDAMAHEMGHGPGMDAKGMARDMRNRFWVCLAFTVPIFLYAPMGMDFIKLKPPFGLDLGLWLFLLATAAVIYPAWPFFVAAARALRNGVLNMAVLVVLSVGTGYVFSVGSTFIFGGAQFYEAVSVLLVFILLGHWLEMRARAGASEAIRALMDLAPPKATVLRAGKEVTVATAEVLLDDIVLVRPGDKIPVDGEVLEGGSQVDESMLTGESMPVKKMVGDKVIGATINKSGSFRYRATKVGADTALAQIVKLVQEAQNSKAPAQLLADQASQWLVVIAFLIGVATFAVWYFVLGQPVLLALTLTITVFVIACPDALGLATPMAVMVGTGLGAMNGILFKNAAALEDATRLNVVIFDKTGTLTLGEPEVVDIAVARDVTPDDLLRVSGSVEKLSEHPLAVAILKRAGALASEAVTDFTNIDGQGTQAVVAGRLALLGNRRLMEANGVDLGALKADADRLQGQGRTVVHVAHGGRLIGLIAIADAVRPSSAETIKALHGRGVQVAMLTGDNRSTAERIAKELGIDIVLADVLPGDKAAKVKELQGQGKKVGMVGDGVNDAPALTQADVGFAIGAGTDVAMESADVVLMKSDPLDVVGAIELSRATLRKMHQNLWWAIAYNVVAFPLAAGVLYPFTISPEVAAITMSGSSALVAINALMLKRTRLTGIRRASAATVHNGVTAPVAAHGAG, from the coding sequence ATGAGCACAACCAACACATTCGAGGTGGCAGGGCTACTATCGCCGCTGGCAGCGCGCGGCGTCGAAAAGCACCTAGCGCAGATGCCGGGCATTGAGCATGTCTCGGTCAACGCGGTGGCCGGATCGGCCACGGTGACGTACGACCAGGGGCGCATTGATCCGGAACGCATCCGGGCGGCAATCCAGGACTGCGGGTACCACTGTGCGGGCGAAATGTTGCCCCGGCACATGTGCGGGCCGATGGAGCATGCTGTGGCGCCGGCACACGCGCACGGCCATATTCAGCACGAGCATCCTGAGCGGCACGTACATGCCGCTGGTGGGCCGGCCACAGCGGAGGCGCCCGTCGCGCACGACCACGCCGCGATGGCTCACGGTGGCATGGATGCAATGGCCCACGAGATGGGCCATGGCCCCGGTATGGATGCCAAGGGGATGGCGCGCGACATGCGCAACCGTTTCTGGGTCTGCCTGGCGTTTACGGTGCCGATCTTCCTGTATGCCCCGATGGGCATGGATTTCATCAAGCTGAAGCCACCGTTCGGCTTGGATTTGGGGCTGTGGCTGTTCCTGCTCGCCACCGCTGCGGTGATCTACCCCGCGTGGCCGTTCTTCGTCGCCGCCGCGCGTGCGTTGCGCAATGGCGTGCTCAACATGGCGGTGTTGGTGGTGCTGAGCGTCGGCACCGGCTACGTCTTCAGTGTCGGCAGCACCTTCATTTTCGGCGGTGCGCAGTTCTATGAGGCTGTGTCGGTGTTGCTGGTGTTCATTCTGCTGGGCCACTGGCTGGAGATGCGCGCGCGCGCAGGAGCGTCGGAAGCCATCCGCGCGCTGATGGATTTGGCCCCGCCAAAGGCCACTGTCTTGCGCGCCGGCAAGGAAGTGACTGTGGCGACCGCCGAAGTGCTGCTCGACGACATCGTCCTGGTGCGTCCTGGCGACAAGATTCCGGTTGACGGCGAGGTGCTCGAGGGCGGTTCTCAGGTGGACGAATCGATGCTCACCGGCGAGTCGATGCCGGTGAAGAAGATGGTGGGCGACAAGGTGATTGGCGCGACGATCAACAAGAGCGGCAGCTTCCGTTATCGTGCGACCAAGGTGGGTGCCGACACCGCGTTGGCGCAGATCGTCAAACTGGTGCAGGAGGCGCAGAATTCCAAAGCGCCAGCGCAGTTGCTGGCCGACCAGGCCTCACAATGGCTGGTCGTGATCGCCTTCCTGATCGGTGTGGCCACTTTCGCTGTCTGGTACTTCGTGCTCGGGCAGCCGGTACTGCTGGCACTGACACTCACGATCACGGTGTTTGTGATTGCCTGCCCAGATGCACTGGGGTTGGCGACGCCGATGGCGGTGATGGTGGGTACCGGCCTGGGCGCGATGAACGGCATCTTGTTCAAGAATGCTGCGGCGCTGGAGGACGCGACACGGCTAAATGTGGTGATCTTCGACAAGACCGGCACCCTGACGCTTGGCGAGCCGGAAGTGGTCGATATAGCGGTGGCCCGGGACGTAACGCCAGACGACCTGCTGCGCGTTTCAGGCTCGGTCGAAAAGCTCTCCGAACACCCGCTTGCGGTCGCGATCCTCAAGCGTGCCGGCGCACTGGCCTCCGAAGCGGTGACGGATTTCACCAACATCGATGGGCAGGGCACGCAGGCGGTGGTGGCCGGTCGGCTGGCCCTGCTCGGTAATCGGCGGTTGATGGAGGCCAATGGCGTTGACCTTGGCGCGCTCAAGGCAGATGCCGACCGTCTGCAGGGCCAAGGCCGCACCGTGGTGCACGTCGCACACGGCGGTCGCCTGATCGGTTTGATCGCGATCGCCGACGCAGTGAGGCCGTCTTCGGCCGAGACGATCAAGGCACTGCATGGCCGCGGGGTGCAGGTCGCAATGCTAACCGGTGACAACCGTTCGACCGCTGAGCGCATTGCGAAGGAATTGGGCATCGACATCGTGCTGGCCGACGTGCTGCCGGGCGACAAGGCCGCAAAGGTCAAGGAACTGCAGGGGCAGGGCAAGAAGGTCGGCATGGTGGGCGATGGCGTCAATGATGCTCCGGCGCTGACGCAAGCCGACGTGGGCTTCGCGATCGGTGCGGGCACCGATGTCGCGATGGAGAGTGCCGATGTGGTCCTGATGAAAAGCGATCCGCTGGATGTGGTCGGTGCGATTGAACTGTCCCGCGCGACCTTGCGAAAGATGCATCAGAACCTGTGGTGGGCGATCGCCTATAACGTAGTGGCGTTCCCGTTGGCGGCCGGCGTACTCTACCCATTCACGATCAGCCCCGAGGTGGCGGCGATTACCATGTCGGGCAGCTCTGCGCTAGTGGCGATTAACGCGCTAATGCTCAAGCGAACCCGGCTGACTGGAATCCGACGCGCAAGCGCGGCGACGGTCCACAACGGCGTGACCGCTCCGGTGGCCGCTCACGGCGCGGGCTGA
- a CDS encoding DUF6629 family protein, whose protein sequence is MCFSATASFGSGTLLLAIGTVTLRMARCPAERPYAAIPLLFAIQQLVEGVVWLSFGGPAWLNFVATQVYSFFSHVLWPVYVPLAAWLLEPRGPRRRGLLAFVVMGLAVGAYLLYSLVVNPIQARPMAGHVDYQSPHFYIVASMTLYLLSTTVSLLLSSHVWVKVFGALTLAASFTAYVFYAHWFISVWCFFAALLSGAVALHFIALRSIPQQRIPS, encoded by the coding sequence ATGTGCTTTTCCGCGACGGCCAGCTTTGGCTCCGGCACGCTACTGCTGGCAATCGGCACCGTGACGCTGCGTATGGCGCGCTGCCCGGCGGAGCGCCCTTATGCCGCCATCCCATTGCTGTTTGCGATCCAGCAGCTTGTCGAGGGGGTGGTCTGGCTCAGTTTTGGTGGCCCCGCTTGGCTTAACTTTGTTGCTACGCAGGTGTACTCATTTTTCTCCCACGTACTGTGGCCGGTGTACGTCCCCTTAGCGGCATGGCTGCTAGAGCCCCGGGGTCCGCGCCGCCGAGGGTTGTTGGCCTTTGTGGTTATGGGTCTGGCTGTGGGTGCATACCTGTTGTACAGCCTGGTGGTCAACCCGATTCAGGCGCGCCCGATGGCAGGCCATGTGGACTACCAGTCCCCGCATTTCTACATTGTCGCGTCGATGACGCTGTACCTGCTTTCCACGACGGTGAGCCTGTTGCTCTCCAGCCATGTTTGGGTCAAGGTGTTCGGGGCGCTCACGCTGGCCGCTTCGTTCACCGCCTACGTTTTCTATGCCCATTGGTTCATTTCGGTGTGGTGCTTCTTCGCCGCGCTGCTGAGTGGCGCTGTCGCACTGCACTTCATCGCACTGCGTTCGATTCCCCAACAACGGATTCCCTCATGA
- a CDS encoding SAM-dependent methyltransferase translates to MNSTKAFIGSVPSTDTEPALRILRRLLAGMEKPPALRLWNDTLHGHDTAVDFTLVVRDPSLLRQLVVARSPLLLADAYFRGVLDIEGDLYGALRLKNHFESIQLSWRDKLALLKDALMLPAPDLGEIKPDAGFASRVARRFAHRHSRHSDRAAISFHYDVSNKFYGLWLDEERVYSCAYFEQPSDSLDTAQRNKLEHVCRKLRLRPGERLLDIGCGWGALVCWAAREHGVHAHGITLSERQLEYARERIRIEGLQDRVTVELRDYRDLEGEGVYDKVSSIGMFEHVGLRNLPAYYAVVRRMLKPGGLFLNHGITHDEEGWNKTAATEFINRYVFPDGELDCISNIQLGMERAGFEIHDVEGLRPHYAMTLRHWVHRLEAQRDAAIAEVGEAAYRVWRLYMAACALEFEAGGSGIYQILASNRHPGKWPVPMTRRDLYRSRPHWDWGN, encoded by the coding sequence ATGAACAGCACCAAGGCATTTATTGGCAGCGTTCCTTCGACCGACACCGAGCCGGCGCTACGCATCCTGCGTCGGTTGCTCGCTGGGATGGAGAAGCCGCCCGCACTGCGGCTGTGGAACGACACGCTGCACGGGCACGATACGGCGGTCGATTTCACGTTGGTGGTGCGGGACCCCAGCCTGTTGCGTCAGTTGGTGGTGGCGCGCAGTCCCCTTTTATTGGCTGACGCGTACTTTCGGGGCGTGCTCGACATCGAGGGAGACCTGTACGGCGCGCTCCGGTTGAAGAACCATTTCGAGTCGATCCAGTTGTCGTGGCGCGACAAGCTCGCGCTGTTAAAGGACGCGTTAATGCTGCCCGCTCCGGACCTGGGTGAGATCAAACCGGATGCGGGCTTCGCATCCCGGGTCGCCCGGCGCTTCGCGCACCGGCATTCGCGCCACAGCGATCGCGCCGCGATCTCGTTCCACTATGACGTGTCCAACAAGTTCTATGGGTTGTGGCTGGACGAGGAGCGGGTGTACTCCTGCGCCTACTTCGAGCAGCCCTCCGATTCGCTGGACACGGCGCAGCGCAACAAGCTTGAGCACGTTTGCCGCAAGCTGCGCCTGCGGCCCGGCGAACGGCTGCTGGATATCGGCTGCGGCTGGGGGGCGCTCGTATGTTGGGCCGCGCGCGAGCACGGTGTGCACGCCCACGGCATCACCCTAAGCGAGCGACAGCTCGAATACGCCCGCGAGCGCATTCGGATCGAAGGGTTACAGGATCGCGTCACGGTGGAGTTGCGCGATTACCGTGATCTGGAAGGCGAGGGTGTCTACGACAAGGTTTCCAGCATCGGGATGTTCGAGCACGTCGGCCTGCGCAACCTGCCGGCCTACTATGCGGTGGTGCGTCGGATGCTCAAGCCGGGCGGCCTATTCTTGAACCACGGCATCACGCACGACGAGGAAGGGTGGAACAAGACAGCTGCCACCGAGTTCATCAATCGCTATGTATTTCCCGACGGCGAGCTTGATTGCATCAGCAACATCCAACTCGGCATGGAGCGCGCGGGCTTTGAGATCCATGACGTCGAGGGACTGCGCCCGCACTACGCGATGACCTTACGGCACTGGGTGCATCGCCTGGAGGCTCAGCGCGATGCGGCGATCGCTGAAGTTGGAGAAGCCGCCTATCGCGTCTGGCGCCTGTACATGGCGGCCTGCGCGTTGGAGTTCGAGGCCGGTGGCTCCGGCATCTATCAAATCCTGGCGTCCAATCGCCACCCGGGTAAATGGCCTGTGCCGATGACACGGCGTGATCTGTACCGCAGTCGACCGCATTGGGATTGGGGGAACTAG
- a CDS encoding ribose-phosphate pyrophosphokinase, protein MTPLIFAMPGNEAMAEKLASALGAERGTTTVRRFPDGESYVRVESAVEGRRVAIVCTLDRPDDKLIPLLLLAAAARENGATDVGLVAPYLAYMRQDSCFQPGETVSARHFAAWLSRGFDWLATVDPHLHRITKLSQVYVIPTRHVHAAPAVAAWLRAHVTRPALVGPDEESNQWVADVASRADAPMVVLHKVRKGDRDVEVSVPDVERWRDHTPVLVDDIVSTGRTMAETIGHLRRAGLAAPVCIAIHAVFSGNAVQDLESTGAGLVVSCDTVVHPTNGISVAPDLASAVRELMQDPGGAT, encoded by the coding sequence ATGACGCCACTGATTTTTGCCATGCCGGGCAATGAAGCGATGGCAGAGAAGCTGGCTTCGGCGTTGGGCGCAGAGCGCGGGACTACGACGGTGCGGCGCTTTCCGGATGGAGAGTCGTATGTGCGGGTGGAGTCTGCCGTGGAGGGGCGGCGGGTCGCCATCGTCTGCACGCTAGACCGGCCGGACGACAAGCTGATTCCGTTGCTGCTGTTGGCGGCGGCCGCCCGGGAGAACGGTGCGACCGACGTTGGTCTGGTCGCACCTTACCTCGCCTACATGCGACAGGATAGTTGCTTCCAGCCGGGTGAGACGGTGAGTGCACGGCATTTTGCAGCCTGGTTGTCGCGTGGATTTGATTGGCTGGCAACAGTCGATCCCCACTTGCACCGCATCACCAAGTTGTCGCAGGTCTATGTAATCCCAACGCGTCACGTCCACGCGGCGCCGGCTGTGGCGGCATGGCTGCGCGCCCATGTGACACGCCCGGCGCTTGTGGGCCCTGACGAGGAGAGCAACCAATGGGTGGCCGATGTCGCAAGCAGGGCGGACGCGCCCATGGTGGTGCTGCACAAGGTCCGCAAAGGTGACCGGGATGTCGAGGTTTCGGTGCCGGATGTGGAGCGCTGGCGCGACCACACGCCGGTGCTGGTCGATGACATTGTCTCCACCGGTCGCACGATGGCCGAGACCATTGGTCATCTGCGGCGCGCGGGCTTGGCCGCGCCTGTGTGCATCGCGATTCACGCGGTGTTTTCAGGCAACGCGGTTCAGGATTTGGAGTCCACTGGGGCCGGGCTGGTGGTGAGCTGCGACACGGTTGTCCATCCCACCAATGGAATCTCCGTTGCCCCGGACCTAGCGTCCGCGGTTCGTGAACTCATGCAAGACCCCGGGGGTGCCACATGA
- a CDS encoding thymidine phosphorylase family protein — protein sequence MRNPRHRASLAVRRMGIETQQEYVVYMHRDCHVCRSEGFEAQTRVLISLNGRSIIATLNVVDPTLLELGEAALSNSAWRALAPAPGDRITISHAPTLDSMSQVRAKIYGHRLDASALDSIISDVAAGSYPGTHIAAFLSACAGGRMDLQETIDLTRAMLAAGKRLDWGHAPIADKHCVGGLPGNRTTPIVVSIITAAGLTMPKTSSRAITSPAGTADVIETMTPVALDLEQMRRVVQREGGCFVWGGSLALSPADDMLIRVERPLDLDSDAQLVASVLSKKIAAGATHSVIDVPVGPTAKVRSDADYECLKQMLEQVAQAFDLHLQVVRTDGTQPVGRGIGPSLEAHDVLAVLQRAERAPEDLSVRAVALAGQLLEFCGHSEPGTGVLVAQRLLDSGAAWAKFQAICKAQGGLREPQRARLREPVLAERDGMVREIDSRRLARVAKLAGAPKAPAAGLELHVKLGDRVERGMPLFTVHAEALGELDYAFDYLEAHPLIDVGDSR from the coding sequence ATGAGGAACCCTCGCCACAGGGCAAGTCTTGCCGTGCGTCGGATGGGCATCGAGACGCAGCAGGAATATGTCGTCTACATGCATCGAGACTGCCATGTTTGCCGCTCCGAGGGTTTCGAGGCGCAGACGCGAGTACTGATTAGCCTGAACGGACGCTCGATCATCGCCACGCTGAACGTTGTCGATCCGACCTTGCTGGAGTTGGGGGAGGCGGCGCTTTCGAACAGCGCGTGGCGAGCGCTGGCGCCCGCGCCGGGCGACCGGATCACGATCTCGCATGCCCCGACGCTGGACTCAATGAGCCAGGTGCGGGCGAAGATCTACGGCCACAGGCTCGACGCGTCGGCTCTGGACTCGATCATTAGTGACGTCGCCGCTGGCAGCTACCCTGGGACACATATCGCCGCTTTTCTAAGCGCCTGCGCCGGCGGGCGGATGGATTTGCAGGAGACGATCGATCTGACGCGAGCGATGCTGGCCGCGGGCAAGCGGCTCGACTGGGGGCATGCACCGATCGCGGACAAGCACTGTGTGGGTGGATTGCCGGGAAACCGCACGACGCCGATTGTCGTGTCGATCATCACCGCGGCCGGGCTCACGATGCCGAAGACGTCGTCAAGGGCCATTACCTCGCCGGCTGGCACCGCCGACGTGATCGAAACGATGACGCCGGTGGCGCTCGATTTGGAGCAGATGCGCCGCGTTGTCCAACGCGAGGGCGGCTGCTTTGTCTGGGGAGGCTCGCTGGCGCTCAGCCCGGCCGACGACATGTTGATCCGCGTCGAGCGCCCGCTGGACCTCGACAGCGACGCGCAGCTCGTGGCATCTGTGCTGTCGAAGAAGATCGCTGCCGGCGCTACCCACTCCGTGATCGATGTGCCGGTCGGGCCGACCGCCAAGGTGCGCAGTGACGCAGACTACGAGTGCCTGAAGCAAATGCTGGAGCAGGTAGCGCAGGCCTTTGATTTGCACTTGCAGGTAGTGCGTACGGACGGGACGCAGCCGGTGGGCCGTGGCATTGGTCCCTCACTGGAGGCGCACGACGTGCTGGCAGTCCTTCAGCGTGCCGAGCGCGCGCCCGAGGATCTGAGCGTGCGCGCTGTCGCATTGGCTGGACAACTGTTGGAATTTTGCGGTCACAGCGAGCCGGGTACTGGCGTCTTGGTCGCTCAGCGGTTGCTTGATAGCGGCGCCGCGTGGGCCAAATTCCAGGCGATCTGCAAAGCGCAAGGGGGCTTACGCGAGCCGCAGCGGGCGCGGCTACGCGAGCCTGTGCTGGCCGAACGTGACGGGATGGTACGTGAGATCGACAGCCGGCGGTTGGCTCGCGTGGCCAAGCTCGCCGGGGCACCGAAGGCACCCGCTGCCGGGCTCGAACTGCATGTCAAGCTGGGGGATCGCGTCGAGCGAGGTATGCCGCTGTTCACCGTGCATGCCGAAGCGCTCGGCGAGTTGGACTACGCGTTCGACTACCTGGAGGCTCACCCGCTGATCGATGTGGGAGATTCGAGATGA
- a CDS encoding MBL fold metallo-hydrolase, which produces MKLSFHGAAGTVTGSKYLVEHQGQRLLVDCGLFQGYKQLRLLNWEPLPFSAADIDAVVLTHSHLDHAGALPLLVKQGFRGRILATPSTIELCGLLLPDSGRIQEEDAAYANRHHTSKHATALPLYTEDDARRAMEQLHRLPFDQCVDVVPDVTVTLRPAGHILGAASAELTAGQTTVLFSGDVGRPDDPVMRAPAPAPKADYIVVESTYGDRLHEPVPNAQAVLGEAIARTAHRGGMVVIPAFAVGRAQLLLHLIHKLKQQGAIPDLPVFLDSPMAIDATEIYHRHHAEHKLSLEDCLGMYKAARMIRTPEESRALAGLALPAVIISASGMATGGRVLHHLKHLAPDRRNTIILAGYQAGGTRGARLQAGERSLRIHGEDVAVRAEVISLQGMSAHADASQLIEWLGSAPAAPRSVFVTHGEPGPADAMRQRIERELGWSASVPLLGQHVEFDV; this is translated from the coding sequence ATGAAGCTCAGTTTTCACGGTGCGGCCGGCACAGTGACCGGCTCAAAGTATTTGGTGGAGCATCAGGGGCAGCGCCTGCTGGTTGATTGCGGGTTGTTCCAGGGCTACAAGCAGTTGCGATTGCTGAACTGGGAGCCGTTGCCGTTCAGCGCCGCCGACATCGATGCGGTGGTGCTGACACACTCCCATCTGGACCATGCCGGTGCGTTACCGTTGCTCGTGAAACAGGGCTTCCGGGGCCGGATTCTGGCGACGCCCTCGACAATCGAACTATGCGGTCTGCTGTTGCCCGACAGCGGGAGAATCCAGGAGGAGGACGCCGCCTATGCGAACCGGCATCACACCTCCAAGCACGCCACGGCTTTGCCGCTGTACACGGAGGACGACGCACGTCGCGCAATGGAACAGTTGCACCGATTGCCTTTCGACCAGTGTGTGGACGTCGTCCCCGACGTTACGGTGACCTTGCGCCCGGCTGGGCATATTCTCGGCGCGGCCTCGGCCGAACTGACAGCGGGGCAGACGACAGTGCTGTTCTCCGGAGACGTTGGCCGCCCCGACGACCCGGTGATGCGTGCGCCTGCGCCGGCTCCCAAGGCAGACTACATCGTTGTCGAATCGACTTATGGGGACCGGCTACACGAACCGGTACCCAATGCGCAGGCCGTGCTCGGTGAGGCGATTGCTCGCACAGCACACCGTGGCGGCATGGTCGTGATTCCGGCGTTTGCGGTGGGGCGTGCACAGTTGCTGCTGCATTTGATCCACAAGCTGAAGCAACAGGGCGCGATTCCAGACCTGCCTGTTTTTCTCGACAGCCCGATGGCAATAGATGCAACCGAGATCTATCACCGCCATCACGCCGAACATAAGCTGTCGCTCGAAGATTGCCTCGGGATGTACAAAGCTGCGCGCATGATCAGGACCCCGGAGGAATCGCGGGCGCTGGCTGGGCTGGCCCTCCCGGCTGTGATCATCTCGGCCAGCGGCATGGCCACCGGCGGCCGCGTGCTGCACCATCTGAAGCATCTGGCGCCGGACCGGCGCAACACCATCATCCTGGCCGGTTATCAGGCTGGGGGGACACGCGGCGCGCGGCTGCAGGCTGGTGAGCGAAGCCTGCGCATTCACGGTGAGGACGTCGCCGTGCGTGCCGAAGTGATTTCACTGCAGGGCATGTCGGCGCATGCCGATGCAAGCCAATTGATCGAGTGGCTGGGCAGTGCGCCAGCGGCGCCGCGCTCGGTGTTCGTCACCCATGGCGAGCCGGGGCCGGCTGATGCGATGCGCCAGCGCATCGAGCGGGAACTTGGGTGGTCCGCCAGCGTTCCGTTGTTGGGACAGCACGTGGAGTTCGATGTATGA
- a CDS encoding methyltransferase family protein has product MDQSTPPAYGLWSLVIINSLVFIIFAFSFAKPQSPRDWRSFGAFSAFLVALFTEMYGFPLTIYLLSGWLSAKFPGVNFMSHDAGHLLEVMFGWRANPHFGPFHLLSAIFIGGGFWLLSAAWAVLYHNQRSHTLATTGAYSRIRHPQYVGFVLIMFGFLLQWPTILTLLMFPVLVVMYVRLAITEEKWAEREFGEEWAHYASHTPRFIPNFGDKQADRHHHA; this is encoded by the coding sequence ATGGACCAATCGACACCTCCCGCCTATGGCTTATGGTCGCTGGTAATCATCAATTCCCTCGTTTTCATCATCTTCGCGTTCAGCTTCGCCAAGCCACAAAGCCCGCGCGACTGGCGTTCGTTTGGCGCGTTCTCTGCGTTCCTGGTGGCGCTATTCACCGAGATGTACGGCTTCCCGCTGACGATCTACCTCCTGTCGGGTTGGCTGAGCGCGAAGTTCCCCGGCGTGAATTTCATGTCGCATGACGCTGGCCACCTGCTGGAGGTGATGTTCGGCTGGCGCGCCAATCCGCATTTCGGGCCGTTCCATCTGCTGAGCGCTATCTTCATCGGCGGTGGCTTTTGGCTATTGTCGGCCGCTTGGGCGGTGCTTTACCACAACCAGCGGAGCCATACGCTGGCGACCACCGGCGCCTACTCCCGTATCCGGCATCCGCAGTATGTGGGCTTCGTTTTGATCATGTTCGGTTTTCTACTGCAGTGGCCGACCATCCTGACACTGCTGATGTTCCCAGTGCTGGTGGTCATGTACGTGCGTTTGGCCATTACGGAAGAGAAGTGGGCGGAGCGCGAATTTGGGGAGGAGTGGGCGCACTATGCGTCGCACACCCCGCGGTTCATCCCGAATTTTGGCGACAAGCAAGCGGATCGCCACCACCACGCATGA
- a CDS encoding DUF2933 domain-containing protein: protein MSSLRSLSRHRQSGRIGSGAIFIAFALIALFFLFTEHRAHLFGWLPFLLLLACPLLHLFHGHGGHGGHAGHEDQPRGSDSGSSRPSGSTASEQPPVQGAQHHHH, encoded by the coding sequence ATGTCGTCGCTTCGATCTCTCTCCAGGCACCGCCAGTCGGGCCGCATCGGTTCAGGGGCCATCTTCATTGCGTTTGCGTTGATTGCCCTGTTCTTCCTGTTCACCGAGCACCGGGCACATCTGTTCGGCTGGTTGCCGTTTCTTCTACTGCTGGCTTGTCCGCTGCTGCACCTCTTCCACGGGCACGGTGGCCATGGAGGGCACGCAGGTCACGAGGACCAGCCGCGCGGTTCCGATTCCGGAAGTAGCCGCCCATCGGGGTCGACGGCCAGCGAACAACCGCCCGTTCAGGGCGCTCAGCATCACCACCACTAA